From Hylaeus volcanicus isolate JK05 chromosome 2, UHH_iyHylVolc1.0_haploid, whole genome shotgun sequence, the proteins below share one genomic window:
- the LOC128872659 gene encoding methylosome protein 50-like isoform X2, translating into MADRYWSGTVRYYNDFSDFDIDKAFVATKLESGVCDGAFLEHNKFVISEDTGGLQVLCLAEVPDTHLQEIQSLGYACLHDSSLVTLSVFHDNEHLVTGDLDSCIKVWNIAELIAMHSYHYAHQNAVTSIDVQPRSNSIFVSTSLDCEALMWDIRQAKPALSILKKDVGLTAVNWNSILDHIIAIGSDNGDVSLLDVRKPHAPVLQEACIFPRSVQKLLFNPNPERSEELAGCCDDTLVQVLDIKNNFSSVYKNEDHTDFVRGLSWYKDKLFSCSWDSTVLKHTIHTCNNH; encoded by the exons ATGGCAGATCGGTATTGGAGTGGTACTGTCAGGTATTACAATGATTTTTCAGATTTTGATATAGACAAGGCTTTTGTTGCTACAAAATTAGAAAGTGGCGTTTGCGATGGTGCTTTTTTGgaacataataaatttgtaatttctgAAGACACTGGAGGCTTGCAAGTACTCTGTTTAGCAGAAGTCCCTGATACACATTTACAGGAAATACAAAGTTTAGGATATGCTTGTTTACATGATAGCAGTCTTGTAACTCTTTCTGTATTTCATGATAACGAACATTTAGTTACGGGTGACTTGGATTCATg CATAAAGGTATGGAATATAGCAGAATTAATTGCAATGCATTCGTATCATTATGCTCATCAAAATGCAGTTACTTCCATTGATGTACAACCTAGGAGTAATTCAATATTTGTCTCAACATCATTAGATTGTGAAGCCTTAATGTGGGATATAAGACAGGCAAAACCAGCACTAA gtATTCTAAAAAAAGATGTTGGCTTGACAGCTGTAAATTGGAATTCCAttttagaccatattataGCAATAGGTTCCGATAATGGGGATGTTTCGTTACTTGATGTTAGAAAACCACATGCTCCAGTATTACAGGAAGCATGTATATTTCCTAGATCAGTACAAAAACTCTTATTCAATCCAAATCCAGAAAG ATCAGAAGAATTAGCTGGTTGCTGCGATGACACCCTTGTGCAAGTACTTGacataaaaaacaatttctcatcagtgtataaaaatgaagatcACACTGATTTTGTTCGTGGGCTTTCATGGTAcaaagataaattattttcttgttcttgGGATAGTACAGTGCTTAAACATACAATACATACCTGTAATAATCAttga
- the LOC128872659 gene encoding methylosome protein 50-like isoform X1 — protein MVCFKFVFFDVFEQILLKKDSNIMESLRDPNLNSNVYRNMTAADRPPVTDKHLQFILIYNERSAILGGSNMADRYWSGTVRYYNDFSDFDIDKAFVATKLESGVCDGAFLEHNKFVISEDTGGLQVLCLAEVPDTHLQEIQSLGYACLHDSSLVTLSVFHDNEHLVTGDLDSCIKVWNIAELIAMHSYHYAHQNAVTSIDVQPRSNSIFVSTSLDCEALMWDIRQAKPALSILKKDVGLTAVNWNSILDHIIAIGSDNGDVSLLDVRKPHAPVLQEACIFPRSVQKLLFNPNPERSEELAGCCDDTLVQVLDIKNNFSSVYKNEDHTDFVRGLSWYKDKLFSCSWDSTVLKHTIHTCNNH, from the exons ATGGTctgtttcaaatttgtattttttgacGTGTTTGAGCAAATACTGCtaaaaaaagattcaaatatCATGGAGAGTTTGAGAGATCCCAATTTAAATTCCAATGTTTATAGGAATATGACAGCAGCTGATAGACCACCTGTTACTGATAAacatttgcaatttattttgatttataatg aaagaaGTGCCATTCTTGGAGGTAGTAATATGGCAGATCGGTATTGGAGTGGTACTGTCAGGTATTACAATGATTTTTCAGATTTTGATATAGACAAGGCTTTTGTTGCTACAAAATTAGAAAGTGGCGTTTGCGATGGTGCTTTTTTGgaacataataaatttgtaatttctgAAGACACTGGAGGCTTGCAAGTACTCTGTTTAGCAGAAGTCCCTGATACACATTTACAGGAAATACAAAGTTTAGGATATGCTTGTTTACATGATAGCAGTCTTGTAACTCTTTCTGTATTTCATGATAACGAACATTTAGTTACGGGTGACTTGGATTCATg CATAAAGGTATGGAATATAGCAGAATTAATTGCAATGCATTCGTATCATTATGCTCATCAAAATGCAGTTACTTCCATTGATGTACAACCTAGGAGTAATTCAATATTTGTCTCAACATCATTAGATTGTGAAGCCTTAATGTGGGATATAAGACAGGCAAAACCAGCACTAA gtATTCTAAAAAAAGATGTTGGCTTGACAGCTGTAAATTGGAATTCCAttttagaccatattataGCAATAGGTTCCGATAATGGGGATGTTTCGTTACTTGATGTTAGAAAACCACATGCTCCAGTATTACAGGAAGCATGTATATTTCCTAGATCAGTACAAAAACTCTTATTCAATCCAAATCCAGAAAG ATCAGAAGAATTAGCTGGTTGCTGCGATGACACCCTTGTGCAAGTACTTGacataaaaaacaatttctcatcagtgtataaaaatgaagatcACACTGATTTTGTTCGTGGGCTTTCATGGTAcaaagataaattattttcttgttcttgGGATAGTACAGTGCTTAAACATACAATACATACCTGTAATAATCAttga